From Thalassotalea euphylliae, the proteins below share one genomic window:
- a CDS encoding XrtA system polysaccharide deacetylase, with the protein MSKRTHQAMTVDVEDYFHVSAFEQNISRADWQKLPLRVEHNTYRLLELFEQHNAKATFFTLGWVAEHCPQLIRDIVGQGHELASHGYDHQRAIAMTREQFTQDVTKSKSLLEQASGQAVLGYRAPSFSIGEQNVWAYEVLVELGFEYSSSTYPIEHDLYGVPHWPRFKFKRDEGIIEIPVPTIRKNGSNIGIGGGGYFRLYPYSFSKRRIDKYLSQESAPYSFYFHPWEIDPEQPRINGASLRSKVRHYINLSRMEGKVVKLLNDYQWSTMRAVYLEG; encoded by the coding sequence ATGAGTAAGCGTACCCACCAAGCAATGACTGTCGACGTTGAAGATTATTTTCACGTTTCCGCGTTTGAGCAAAACATCTCGCGCGCGGATTGGCAAAAATTGCCCCTGCGTGTCGAGCACAATACCTATCGTTTGTTAGAGCTGTTTGAGCAACACAATGCGAAAGCGACTTTTTTTACCTTGGGCTGGGTTGCTGAGCACTGTCCACAGCTGATCAGAGATATTGTCGGCCAAGGGCATGAACTTGCAAGCCATGGTTATGACCATCAGCGCGCCATAGCTATGACCAGAGAGCAGTTTACGCAAGATGTCACCAAAAGTAAGTCGTTATTAGAGCAAGCCAGTGGTCAAGCCGTGCTGGGCTATCGCGCGCCGAGCTTCTCTATTGGTGAGCAAAATGTCTGGGCTTATGAAGTGCTGGTGGAATTGGGCTTTGAGTACAGCTCAAGTACCTATCCCATTGAGCATGATCTTTATGGGGTGCCGCATTGGCCGCGATTCAAATTTAAACGCGACGAGGGCATTATTGAAATTCCTGTACCGACGATTCGCAAAAACGGCAGCAACATTGGTATTGGTGGTGGCGGTTATTTTAGGCTTTACCCCTATTCGTTTTCAAAACGTCGAATAGACAAATATCTGTCGCAAGAGTCAGCACCTTACAGCTTTTATTTTCATCCGTGGGAGATTGATCCTGAGCAGCCAAGAATTAATGGCGCCTCACTGCGCTCGAAAGTGCGTCATTACATCAATTTATCTCGAATGGAAGGCAAAGTGGTAAAACTGCTCAATGATTATCAATGGTCGACAATGCGGGCCGTGTATTTAGAGGGGTAG
- a CDS encoding FemAB family XrtA/PEP-CTERM system-associated protein, with protein MGIMDVNNNAINSSSDTAEQPVITVLSTEHEQWNEYVNAHPEGSFFHLSNWQQVISSVFNHPCHYLLAKQANRVVGILPLVQVKSQLFGHALVSTPFCVYGGVLADNRAIQQALELRACQLAEQLEVDYLELRYRQAQQNDFLLKQVHSTFGCEIAESDEAILAGVKKKQRAVIRHSLNNKLSITHGRNLDDFYHLLATSYRNLGTPIFTKRYFAALLTYFGDQVDISIVKDSQAKPSCAVMNFYYQQQVLPYYGGGDDAARALKSADFMYYQVLCHAREKGCQWYDFGRSKNDSGPFKYKKNWGMTPEPLHYYYYLVTAKELPNLSPNNPKYQLFIRLWQKLPLTISQWLGPLLSKYLG; from the coding sequence ATGGGGATCATGGATGTGAACAATAACGCGATCAACAGTTCATCAGATACCGCAGAGCAGCCAGTGATCACTGTGTTGTCAACTGAGCACGAGCAATGGAATGAATATGTTAACGCTCATCCAGAAGGTTCATTCTTTCATCTAAGTAACTGGCAACAAGTTATTTCATCAGTGTTTAACCACCCTTGTCATTATTTGCTGGCCAAACAGGCCAATCGAGTGGTTGGCATTCTGCCGTTAGTGCAAGTGAAGAGTCAGCTATTTGGCCATGCATTAGTTTCTACGCCATTTTGCGTGTACGGCGGGGTGTTGGCTGATAATCGAGCAATTCAGCAGGCGTTAGAGCTGCGTGCTTGTCAGTTGGCGGAGCAGCTTGAAGTCGATTATTTAGAGCTGCGTTATCGACAAGCACAACAAAATGATTTTCTACTCAAACAAGTTCACAGTACTTTTGGTTGTGAGATTGCTGAAAGCGACGAAGCTATTTTGGCAGGGGTCAAGAAAAAACAAAGAGCGGTTATTCGTCACTCCTTGAACAATAAATTATCGATTACTCATGGGCGCAACCTCGATGACTTCTATCACTTGTTGGCAACGAGTTATCGCAACCTAGGCACACCGATATTCACTAAGCGTTACTTTGCCGCGCTGTTGACCTATTTTGGTGATCAAGTAGATATTTCTATCGTCAAGGATAGCCAAGCAAAGCCGTCATGCGCGGTGATGAATTTCTATTATCAACAGCAAGTGTTGCCTTACTATGGTGGTGGCGATGATGCCGCCAGAGCGCTTAAAAGTGCTGACTTTATGTACTATCAAGTGCTGTGTCACGCACGCGAAAAAGGTTGCCAATGGTATGATTTTGGGCGCAGTAAAAATGATAGCGGTCCATTTAAATACAAGAAAAATTGGGGCATGACTCCAGAGCCTTTGCACTATTATTATTATCTCGTCACGGCGAAAGAGCTGCCGAATTTGAGCCCTAACAATCCGAAATACCAGTTGTTTATCCGCTTGTGGCAGAAATTACCATTGACCATAAGCCAATGGCTTGGTCCCTTGCTGTCGAAGTATTTAGGGTAA